agaaatataaccACCTAAATTTATGGTCAAAGTGCAATATAAGTGTCATGTTGagcacttaattttttttaaaatcatatttatgctaaaaattatgaaataattatcatatttttctcACCAAACCCATAATAAAATAGTGCCATGTCCACGTTGTCCACCAAAATAACAGTTGTTTATAGTTGCAACCCTCTCCTTTGTTATCTCACCAAACTATCAAAAGATTATCTTCATCTTGTTATATAATGGAGGAGTTAGTCAACCAATTAATCATCCATTGTTACTACAAAATTTAATTTACATAGAGAGAATAAATTTTACACTTACATCAACTTTTGTGTATTTCGACTAATTTCCACATGttaatttattatttctcaTCACGAAGACTTGAggtagattaaaaaaaattatctaatatttTTACCTCCACTGAAATTTAAACCCGAGACGTTATGTATCTCTCAACCTACTTTTTATTGTGGATCTGCCAAATTGTTCCCGTGGATGATCCGTACCTATTTTTTCCTGATCCTTCGagaaaataaattcattaaGATAGAATCAATAAGAATCGATCGTTaggacctttttttttttacgaacGCTTATGTGAATTATATTCTAAATGACCTACTAATACAAAAATTCTTTTACACGATCAATCTATAGGTAATAAGTTAAAACTCTAACAATTTGAAATGTGAAAGTTGTTCAGTTGGTTGAGAACTCTCTGTCCTTCCCTTGTGACGAAGGATCGAATCTCATCCCCTATCTCCCCCTCCCCACACCAAACacacacaaaagaaaaaaagaagagaatgtTAAAACTctaaggggtcatttggttgGGAACAAGTTATTTCGAGATTAATTATTCCAGGATAAATTATTCTGAGATAAGTTATTCCATTATGTgtatgggataacttatcccatcgcTAAGGTATAAATGGTTGGATAAACAATCACAAGACTGCCTAATACCTCCAACCAACATAAGATAAAGTAGTCATGCATTTTATGTTTGAAACTATTATATCTTATATCTCACACCAAACTACTTCTAACTAAactgtttgaaagttgaaaccATGTTGTGCATTAAATTTCCAAAGTAGTTAAGGGTTAGGTCCATCTTTcccataccaacaacaatcaacaaaatatccttattattattattatatcaatGTTTGACCAATTAATAAACATGTAAACTAAACCCCCATTATATCTCTCCATTCATTCTTTCTTCTCTTACAACAATAACttcattttcttgaaaaacaacaacaacaaataataaaaaaaacatgaaCTTCACTTTCTTGAACTCAATTCTTGAAAGAGTCTCATTAAGGCTACCATTACTATTCTATGCAGCAACATGGACAACCCTTTTGACAATAATAGTAGCTGTGGCATCATTTTCTCCTGAATTTGCCTTTGTTTCCGCGATAACgccttcttcttccttctctcAAGCTTGTCATGAACATGATCGTAACCAAAAAGGATCTGTTAGAATACCATTGGATCTTCCATTAGAGGTTTTTTGTTTCCCTACTGAAGTGTTTAAAAGATCTAAAATGGATTTGATTGTTCCTCCTATTTTTGCTGCTACTATTGTGGCTGTATCTGCTTATGTTGTTAAAGCTTTGGCTTTGTGGGAAGTTGATGATCAACAAAGTCAATTTTgactttttgttttgttttgttttgtcaCACTTTATTTTGATTCTTTGGAATAATATTATGCTCGTGTTGATTTATGATATGATCACTCAAAGTCgtattttttcttgatttcagATTTTTTTAACAAAGAAAGTGATTTTTTGAGATAATAACTGTTAGTTGAGTGATCATTTGAGAAATTAACTCTATTATGCCGTCTCTAGTTTCtaatttcttgttttctttggATGAGCTAAAATCTGACGGATGTCTTGCAAAAAATTAGCAATTTTCTGATAGTAGGTGTACTAATTTATGTTTTTCAATGGAGTCAGAAATTTTaattaggaaattaaaaaaataccgCATTAAAAGTATTCTTCATATATAGAAGATTCGACAAATTATGATATACATACATAGAGAATTTaacctatataatataattttttgaggaAGAATATTCAATTGAACTCTCATCATCATACATAGATTTGCTATTGTTTATGGAGGAGtaatattttgaattcaaataGTGTAGTTTGTCTTGAATTTGAAATAgtgtaatttatcttgaattcAAATAATGTAATTTATCTTAAAATCAAATGATGTAGTTTATCCTTTGTAAATACAAACAGATTTATTCTTCCTTTAGAATAGGTATTAGAGTTTATCTACTCTTATTTTACAAATACTCACACCAATTTCTTTTGGTTGTTATGTATTTGTTCATTGACTTCTAGCACTTAACGATGACTAACTaatttgtattttaattttatttaattacttGATAAtgataagttgaattaattaaatcGACCAAATTTATTTTGATGTAGTCAAGTCTGTTGGTTTTAGACCAAAAATCAAGGATGTCTATAGGTTTTGACCCTCAAATTTTaacctttttaaaaattaattactgattttagcgatattttttatttattatcatttatagcaatatatagcaatactatgataaatctacacttgtattaaaagtgaattatgtatacaatataaatgtattataagtgttttaaaatatatattatgtttgtgcagtaagaaactgacataatgtattataagtctattaaagtatgtgataaatgtattatccatttataaaacttgtattatatatgttttataaatagttctctgtaatatgtattaaaactgtattataaatatattataagtgttcactaattattatattttattgccATAGATGATAAATAAGTTTCCTATTTAATATGATATTTAACCTTCACGTGCATAGTAGAATTGTTTCAAAACTTGTCAAAATGAGTTTGTCTCTCACAACCTATCCAACCTAATCTGTTACTGGGGCAAGGTTGGGCTATCATTTTGTAGGTTCTTTAGAAAAAGATTAGCCCGCCTTAGCCCACTAAAAAGATCAGTCCATTTTGATACATCTAAAATTATTAGTTGTTCACACATTAATATTTCTACATATTAATAATAAGTTCATAAATTAAACGAATTTCATTATTAACCATATAAAAGTATATTTGTGTTTATGATGATAGAAGGTTATTTTTGGTACTTTTACTTTTAcatttaattttaagttaaataactgcaaaattaatgaaaatttccAAGTGGTTGGACCATGAGGACACAACTCTATTTAGCACTCAAGAATAGACTTGATCCAATGATTAATGGAGTAAATTGAAAATTATGAGGTTTAGGTTTAAATTAAAGTTGAGAAAAACACAATAGGTGATTCAAAGTtatttatatatgcttaaaatttgtgattataaaaaataaatttgatttaaagtaGAATGTAATCCCCAACTTAAACAGTTCACGTGTTTAGTGTTTGAAAAATATCATCGACTGtaataaatcataatttgtaGTGCAAGAGGATAATAAGAACCCTACATAAAATATTAGATAATTATTGAAGGATGTCAAATTAACGAATTGGGCTGAAACTGAAGGGTCAAAATGAACTGAAAATCGAATTGGATCATGACTTGTTTAACCTAAACAATATTGGCATACTAGTATAATTTATAAAAGGAAAATAGGTCAAAATTCACGGATAGAAAGGCCAAAAAATTAAGAGACCCCAAATCCGATTCGATACTCAAGACCTAAGACCCGGGCCAAGAGACTCGACCTCGACCCAAGAACCAGAATCCAAGACCCTACATATCCAAACCCAAAACACGAGACCTAACCTCGATATGATACCTTGGATCCAACCTTGACCCCGATTTAAGACCCGATATTCGACCCCAACCCTAAGTCGAGATCGACCCTAGACCTAAAATTCAAGATCCAACACTGACCTCGATCAAGACCCGAATTCGATCCAAAACCCGAGATTTGATCTTGATTCGAGACCATACTCTGAAGAAAAACGCAATCCAGGACCCAAAATTCTATCCGATACCCAAGCCTCGAGACTGATTAGAGACTCGAGCTTGAATTCTAGTTGAAATTCGACCCTGAACCTAAGACCCAAGACACAAGACCCGACCTCGATCTCGACCTTGGCCTTGATCGTGACCCGATATCTAGTACTTGAGATTTACCTCTATTCGAGATTCGAGACTTGACGTTGACCTCACTTCGAGATTCGACTCAAATCTGGGACCCCAAGACCCAATTTAGTAGAGAAAGAAAACATGTTGAAATTGAGAATTAAATTGGGCTAAGTTGACAATTGTTTTAAAATGAATAATATTTGAATGAGTTATAATTTAcccaataaaattattttacgtCCAATCCATAAAAATCCGTGTGAATTGGACGGATCCTTTATTTTTGGGCTCAATTTTGACACTCCTAGgtaatttctttcattttctaaAGTTTTGATACACAAAAGTTActaagttgttatacttgtggaAAATAACAGGTATACATTGGAGTAGTTGATGTGTGCATAAATTGattcaaacatcatcattatatataaataagccTAATACATCGATAACTTTTTAACTTTGTCAGTAAATTTCATCTAGACACTCAAATTACAATAAGTTACAATTGAACACATGATAACATATTACTGGCTTATTGCTAGATACTTATGTGTGTGCTTTCAAACATCTATTAGGTAGTtaaattaacaaaataaaatatgtcatctcctttaattatatttatcaaCCACAATTGGAACAAGTCTAAGGTTTTATGACATATTGACTGAGACTACTAATATAATTAAAGCTGGTGACATATTTTATGTTGTCAAGTGTCAACTTAACTATATTTGAGAACACacacaaccccccccccccccaagtcTAAGGttttatggcatattgattgaGAGTACTGATATTATTAAAGCTGGtgacatattttatatattgtcAAGTGTCAACTTAACTATATTTGAGACACACATacaatccccccccccccccccccccgaattAAAAGCGTCCAATAGAAAACAATTTACAATATTTTCAGATAGTCAATTGAAATAAATTGTTGTTCGAGTGTAGAAATAAAATTGGGACAATTTCAAATGTatataataaactaattaatttacaacaaatataatcatattttatttatataaaaataatcaaaatcataGGAAACATACCGTGATTAAacactgactatacaatatagattaattatacatgagctatacactgaatatacattatgatacactcaaaaaactgaatatagcttgactatatatgaaatatatactGACTATACATGCCTATACTGAAGgagagccttggagtaactggtaaaatagatccttgtggtcgggcctttccccggatcctgcgcatagcgagagctttagtgcaccaaACTGCCCTTTTTTATACATACCTATACaatgaataattatttttttaataattacttTGACCGAATAGCCACTGGCTGTAATTTGCCCACTAAAATTTCTTGATAAGTTTAAGGCCCGTAACTGTAGCCTAATCATAATGAGAAAAATAACCccacaaaatataatattagaGGCGCACAAAAGGGCTTACATATTTTCAGTTCCATTTGGTTTCAACTCGGTATAGCTGCGTTCTCTCCGTATTACACAACAATGGCGGACGACGATTATGATGTGGACGGAGGGTTAGTGCCGCCGCCCTTCATTGCTTTTCATCTTGTTGAAATTTAATGTTTATTTGGTTTATTATGCGTAAACACAAATTGATTTGCCTATTGAATATGAACTtatttagggtttagggttaggGTTTATGGAAAAACATTTTAGGGGTTTGTTGTGATTTTACTGTTTCGTTGTTTAGCTTGGCGTGGATGGTTAGGGTTACGCCGCATTGTGTTTTTAACTTTTTGGCCTACTGTCACGCTTTGTTTTCAAagctttttattcctttttgaaGTTCTGTTCTTTGAATTTAACATAACCCATTCTCTTGGGTAATTAGTAGTTACTAATTAAAACGTAATCTTATTGGCCCTTCATTAGATTGTGATGTTCCTATAAGCATGGGAGAATTTTTGGTCTTATTCTTCGTCTTCGTTTCTGATTATTGATTTTCTGTCGTAAGTGTTGTGGTCCTAAAATAAACAATTACAAGGTGTCACTTTTCTGAAAGTTTAAGCCTTTAGAGAGGTATTTCACAGGATTAAACTTTTACAACGAGGCAGTTCACACGATTCAGTATGGTAACGGGTGGAAGAAGTCACAGTTCGGTTCTTATTGTCACAAACTAACAAAATTGGTGTGATGATGACATGAGTTGAGCTTAAACTGGAAATTAGCTGACCCCTACCTGATTGGGATTGAGGCAGAGTTGTTGTACTT
This DNA window, taken from Solanum dulcamara chromosome 3, daSolDulc1.2, whole genome shotgun sequence, encodes the following:
- the LOC129881464 gene encoding uncharacterized protein LOC129881464; its protein translation is MNFTFLNSILERVSLRLPLLFYAATWTTLLTIIVAVASFSPEFAFVSAITPSSSFSQACHEHDRNQKGSVRIPLDLPLEVFCFPTEVFKRSKMDLIVPPIFAATIVAVSAYVVKALALWEVDDQQSQF